Proteins co-encoded in one Nematostella vectensis chromosome 15, jaNemVect1.1, whole genome shotgun sequence genomic window:
- the LOC5522209 gene encoding dickkopf-related protein 3 encodes MDFACMFLFLYVVLRGVNVRGEHNLNNSEVPASKRQFVYGPDDVSQMISQLSLLRYRTQLFRGNEDECNINKPCPKDQFCDVHMCRSCLHESTPCHFIGTCCQGFVCQYGQCTKGVKQGMPGTYCDKTSECDENSCCVRELSLSTRNSVCKPMLNEYESCGPINLFHQVYTDGRVEPVCGPCKQGLQCKNVGTKGLHYVCLKENVT; translated from the exons ATGGATTTTGCCTGTATGTTCTTGTTTCTGTATGTTGTGCTACGAGGGGTCAATGTAAGGGGCGAACACAACCTTAACAACAGCGAAGTACCGGCAAGCAAGCGG CAATTTGTATACGGCCCTGACGACGTGTCACAGATGATTAGTCAGCTCTCGCTGCTCAGATACCGCACCCAGCTCTTCCGCGGTAACGAAGACGAGTGTAACATCAACAAGCCGTGCCCAAAGGACCAGTTCTGTGATGTGCACATGTGTCGCTCTTGTCTGCACGAGAGTACGCCCTGTCACTTTATCG GAACTTGTTGTCAAGGATTTGTGTGTCAATATGGACAATGTACTAAGGGAGTTAAGCAAGGGATGCCTGGGACTTATTGTGACAAGACTTCTGAATGCGATGAAAACAGCTGCTGTGTTCGGGAGCTATCGTTAAGCACTCGGAATTCCGTTTGTAAGCCAATGCTGAACGAATACGAGTCATGTGGGCCGATTAACCTATTTCATCAG GTTTATACCGATGGACGTGTAGAGCCAGTTTGTGGTCCATGTAAACAGGGCTTACAGTGCAAAAATGTTGG GACGAAAGGTCTCCATTACGTATGTCTCAAGGAAAATGTAACTTGA